One bacterium genomic region harbors:
- the metF gene encoding methylenetetrahydrofolate reductase [NAD(P)H], which translates to MKIKDIFGAQKRVLSFELFPPKRDGNLEGLFRTVGELKRSSPDYVSITYGAGGSTREMTTEIAFRLKDQGLLPLVHFTCVGHSRSEIRQLLSKLRDAGIENLLALRGDPPKGEATFTPAPDGFRYAQELIRFIRSEGFDFCLGVAGYPEGHPEALSKQDDLLNLKAKLSAGGDFVVTQLFFDNQDYFDYVQRLRALGVAQPIQPGIWLLTDYVQIEKICHLSGAKYPQSLKDVIEPIKGDKEKVAQAGIEYAAQQCEELLRKGAPGIHFYVMNKSQSVQAVLALLKDRGLMFH; encoded by the coding sequence ATGAAGATCAAGGACATTTTTGGGGCCCAAAAGCGGGTCCTTTCCTTCGAACTCTTTCCCCCGAAAAGGGACGGCAACTTGGAAGGGCTTTTCCGCACCGTGGGAGAGCTCAAAAGATCGAGCCCGGATTATGTTTCCATTACCTATGGAGCCGGTGGCTCCACTCGGGAGATGACCACCGAGATCGCTTTTCGCCTCAAGGACCAAGGCCTCCTTCCGCTGGTCCATTTCACCTGCGTGGGCCACTCCCGTTCCGAGATAAGACAACTCCTGTCCAAGCTGCGTGACGCGGGCATCGAGAACCTCTTGGCCTTGAGGGGCGACCCTCCCAAAGGTGAGGCTACCTTTACGCCCGCTCCGGATGGGTTCCGCTATGCCCAGGAACTGATCCGTTTCATCCGGTCCGAGGGATTCGATTTCTGTCTTGGGGTGGCCGGCTATCCTGAAGGCCACCCGGAAGCCCTGTCCAAGCAGGACGACCTATTGAACCTGAAAGCCAAACTTTCGGCGGGTGGCGATTTCGTCGTGACCCAGTTGTTCTTCGACAACCAGGATTATTTCGACTATGTGCAACGGCTCCGGGCATTGGGGGTCGCCCAACCCATCCAGCCCGGCATTTGGTTACTGACGGATTATGTTCAGATCGAGAAGATCTGCCATCTCTCCGGCGCCAAATATCCGCAATCATTGAAGGACGTGATCGAGCCGATCAAGGGGGACAAGGAAAAGGTCGCCCAGGCCGGCATCGAATACGCGGCCCAACAGTGCGAAGAATTGTTGCGAAAGGGAGCTCCCGGCATCCATTTTTATGTGATGAATAAAAGCCAATCGGTCCAGGCGGTTTTGGCCCTTCTGAAAGATCGCGGTTTGATGTTCCATTGA
- a CDS encoding cyclic nucleotide-binding domain-containing protein: MTDTASIFSRLRNVLQNTYFFQSLKLNELDELIGHLRMIRVQKGYEIIKQGDPGDAFYLIASGKVSVWMKKGFRKSQVAALQADDFFGEMALISNEPRNATVVAEEVTELFILQRYDFDKILMKNPVIAQELKKAYYERKKKNG, translated from the coding sequence ATGACCGATACCGCCTCTATCTTCAGCCGTTTGCGTAACGTCCTACAGAACACCTATTTCTTTCAATCCCTTAAACTGAACGAGTTGGATGAATTGATCGGCCACCTCCGGATGATCCGGGTCCAAAAGGGCTATGAGATCATCAAACAAGGGGATCCGGGCGATGCCTTCTATTTGATCGCGTCGGGCAAGGTCTCTGTTTGGATGAAGAAGGGTTTCCGCAAGTCCCAGGTCGCCGCCCTCCAGGCCGATGACTTTTTCGGGGAAATGGCCTTGATCTCCAATGAACCCCGCAATGCCACGGTGGTGGCCGAGGAGGTCACCGAGCTTTTCATCCTCCAACGTTACGATTTCGATAAGATCCTCATGAAGAATCCGGTCATCGCCCAAGAGCTCAAAAAAGCCTATTACGAGCGGAAGAAAAAGAACGGGTAA
- the tilS gene encoding tRNA lysidine(34) synthetase TilS, producing the protein MESILRLPQAPFSPKDRLIVAVSGGSDSVGLLFLLLRDLPDASERLRVAHVNYGLRGKASLADEKKVRDLCSDLGIPFRCFRIRGFEGMVRKEKRSPQDLARTIRYAFFQDLARRERAWGVAVAHHWEDQVETLLDRLLRGAGPKGLSGLRPLQTLGLTARGRPLRVWRPLLGFPKARIQGFLKSNGIPWREDRSNRKDAYRRNQIRHQIIPFLSRWNPGFSRNLVRLAEVLQAENEFIEGLLPFLDKKLRSRRRGKDHECSSSAFLRMPLALQRRWVRRVAEGFTPLARGFSFERVEAVLRVWKGEEKGPRDLGFGLSADRRGQKLVLAYQRLPSKVSRR; encoded by the coding sequence ATGGAAAGCATCCTCCGTCTTCCCCAAGCTCCTTTCTCTCCCAAGGATCGGCTGATCGTGGCCGTTTCGGGCGGATCCGATTCCGTCGGCCTCCTTTTCCTTCTCCTACGGGACCTTCCCGATGCGTCCGAACGCTTGAGGGTGGCCCATGTCAATTATGGCCTGCGGGGCAAGGCTTCGTTGGCCGATGAAAAAAAGGTCCGCGACCTATGTTCGGACCTGGGGATCCCTTTTCGATGCTTTCGCATCCGGGGATTCGAGGGAATGGTCCGAAAAGAAAAAAGGTCCCCGCAAGACCTGGCCCGGACCATCCGTTACGCTTTTTTCCAAGATCTCGCTCGGCGGGAACGGGCATGGGGGGTCGCCGTTGCCCATCATTGGGAGGACCAGGTGGAGACCCTTTTGGACCGCTTGCTCAGGGGAGCCGGGCCGAAAGGGCTTTCGGGTCTTCGACCCCTCCAAACTTTGGGCCTGACCGCCCGGGGGCGGCCTCTAAGGGTCTGGCGGCCCCTGCTTGGTTTTCCCAAGGCCCGGATCCAGGGATTCCTCAAAAGTAATGGGATCCCGTGGCGGGAGGACCGGTCCAATCGAAAAGATGCCTATCGTCGCAACCAGATCAGGCATCAAATCATCCCCTTCCTTTCCCGATGGAACCCCGGCTTCTCGAGGAACCTGGTCCGACTCGCCGAGGTCCTCCAGGCTGAAAATGAGTTCATCGAGGGACTTCTCCCTTTTCTCGATAAAAAGTTAAGGAGCCGTCGTCGGGGAAAAGACCATGAGTGTTCCTCGTCCGCTTTCTTACGGATGCCCTTGGCCCTCCAAAGGCGATGGGTCCGGCGGGTCGCGGAGGGGTTCACGCCCTTGGCCCGGGGATTCTCGTTCGAAAGGGTGGAAGCGGTCCTTCGGGTCTGGAAGGGGGAGGAAAAAGGGCCTCGGGACCTCGGGTTCGGGCTTTCGGCCGATCGCCGGGGCCAAAAGTTGGTCTTAGCCTATCAGCGGCTACCCTCCAAGGTTTCCCGCCGGTGA
- the ftsH gene encoding ATP-dependent zinc metalloprotease FtsH — protein sequence MNQTFKVIAGWLAFFVIFMYFVKQFNNTKTQEEMDYSQFVATVQNGEAQAVTLHTEDKTITGTTKDKKEFRVAMPDDPNLGLTNMLLKAGVDVKVEPPVKIGLVWQILLGALPYLIIFGWIYFMMRQAQSGSGGALAFGKSRARLVTSGQQKVTFADVAGVEEAKTELMEVVDFLKDPKKYQLLGGKIPKGVILLGPPGTGKTLLAKAVAGEAGVPFFSISGSDFVEMFVGVGAARVRDLFEQGKKHAPCIIFIDEIDAVGRQRGAGLGGGHDEREQTLNAMLVEMDGFNTNTGVILIAATNRMDVLDPALLRPGRFDRQVVVDRPDLGGREAILRVHAKNVKLADGVDLAVIARRTPGFSGADLANLINEAALLAARRNKKAVEMPEMEEAIDRVMAGPERRTRVISDEEKKIVAFHESGHTIVGKIVDKSHNVHKVSIIPRGHAALGATWYLPNEERFLSSKTELLNSITALLGGRTAEELTFGDVTTGAGNDLNRATDIARAMVCDYGMSEKLGSITLGRKDDMVFIGRDLMKEKTYSEQTAQMIDAEVKRIVEDCHKRAMEILKKNRKTLKLMAEVLLEREVLDASEVDSLMAGKKLPPKPPSKDNAPPSTPSSPAPVAPGVVLKPQTSPSQAIRGGMDLG from the coding sequence GTGAACCAAACCTTCAAAGTCATCGCCGGTTGGCTGGCCTTCTTCGTGATCTTCATGTATTTCGTCAAACAGTTCAACAATACCAAGACCCAGGAAGAGATGGACTATTCGCAGTTCGTGGCCACGGTCCAGAACGGCGAAGCCCAAGCGGTCACCCTCCATACCGAGGATAAGACCATCACCGGCACCACCAAGGACAAGAAGGAGTTCCGGGTGGCCATGCCGGACGATCCGAACCTGGGCCTGACCAACATGCTCCTCAAGGCCGGTGTGGATGTGAAGGTGGAACCGCCCGTCAAGATCGGGCTGGTTTGGCAGATCCTCCTGGGCGCCCTTCCTTATCTCATCATCTTCGGATGGATCTACTTCATGATGCGCCAGGCCCAGTCGGGCAGCGGGGGGGCCTTGGCCTTCGGCAAAAGCCGGGCCCGGCTCGTTACTTCGGGGCAACAGAAGGTCACCTTCGCGGATGTGGCCGGGGTGGAGGAAGCCAAGACCGAGTTGATGGAAGTGGTCGATTTCCTCAAGGACCCCAAGAAATACCAACTCCTGGGCGGCAAGATCCCCAAGGGCGTGATCCTTTTGGGCCCCCCGGGGACGGGGAAAACCCTGTTAGCCAAGGCCGTGGCCGGGGAGGCGGGCGTACCGTTCTTCTCCATTTCAGGTTCGGATTTCGTGGAAATGTTCGTCGGGGTCGGGGCCGCGCGCGTGAGGGACCTTTTCGAACAAGGCAAAAAACACGCACCCTGCATCATCTTCATCGATGAGATCGACGCGGTCGGGCGCCAACGCGGCGCCGGACTGGGAGGCGGCCACGACGAGCGGGAACAGACCCTGAACGCCATGTTGGTGGAGATGGACGGTTTCAATACGAACACAGGCGTCATCCTCATCGCAGCCACCAACCGCATGGACGTGCTCGACCCGGCGTTGCTCCGTCCCGGCCGTTTCGACCGGCAAGTGGTCGTGGACCGCCCGGACCTGGGCGGCCGCGAGGCCATCCTGCGGGTCCATGCCAAGAACGTGAAGCTGGCCGACGGCGTGGATCTGGCGGTCATCGCCCGCCGCACCCCTGGTTTTTCGGGAGCGGACCTGGCCAACCTTATCAATGAAGCGGCGCTCTTGGCCGCCCGGCGGAACAAAAAGGCCGTTGAAATGCCCGAGATGGAAGAGGCGATCGACCGTGTCATGGCGGGGCCCGAGCGCCGCACCCGGGTCATTTCCGACGAAGAAAAGAAGATCGTGGCCTTCCACGAATCGGGGCACACCATCGTGGGCAAGATCGTGGATAAATCCCACAATGTGCACAAGGTCTCCATCATCCCCCGGGGTCACGCCGCCTTGGGCGCGACCTGGTACCTGCCCAACGAAGAAAGGTTCCTTTCTTCCAAGACCGAGTTGCTCAACAGCATTACCGCCCTATTGGGCGGCCGGACCGCCGAAGAGCTGACCTTTGGGGACGTGACAACCGGGGCCGGGAACGACCTGAACCGGGCCACCGATATCGCTCGGGCCATGGTCTGCGACTACGGTATGAGCGAGAAGTTGGGGTCCATCACCCTGGGCCGGAAGGACGACATGGTCTTCATCGGCCGGGACCTCATGAAAGAAAAGACCTATTCGGAACAGACGGCCCAAATGATCGACGCCGAAGTGAAACGCATCGTGGAGGATTGCCACAAGCGCGCCATGGAGATCCTCAAGAAAAACCGGAAGACGCTCAAGCTCATGGCCGAAGTACTGTTGGAAAGGGAGGTGTTGGATGCTTCGGAGGTGGACTCCCTGATGGCCGGTAAAAAGCTGCCCCCCAAGCCTCCCTCAAAGGACAACGCACCCCCGTCCACTCCTTCCTCCCCGGCTCCCGTCGCGCCTGGTGTGGTGCTGAAGCCCCAGACATCGCCTTCCCAAGCCATCCGGGGTGGTATGGACCTTGGATAA
- the folE gene encoding GTP cyclohydrolase I FolE has protein sequence MDKARIERAVREILIAIGEDPKREGLRDTPKRVARMYEEVFSCIGKDPQKAITVFETEGHEEMVILKDIPFYSMCEHHLLPFYGKAHVAYIPKKDRLAGLSKLARVVEMVSRAPQLQERITTQVADTLMRVLKPHGVLVIVDAEHLCMTMRGVKKPGSHMTTSAVRGVFQKNDITRKEALQLIGR, from the coding sequence TTGGATAAGGCCCGGATCGAAAGAGCCGTCCGTGAGATCCTCATCGCCATCGGGGAGGACCCAAAGCGGGAAGGGCTGAGGGATACCCCCAAGCGGGTCGCCCGCATGTACGAAGAGGTCTTTTCCTGCATCGGCAAGGACCCCCAGAAGGCCATCACGGTCTTCGAAACCGAGGGGCATGAGGAAATGGTCATCCTCAAGGACATCCCCTTCTATTCCATGTGCGAACATCACCTCTTGCCTTTCTATGGGAAGGCCCATGTGGCCTATATCCCCAAGAAGGACCGTTTGGCCGGGCTCTCCAAATTGGCCCGGGTAGTGGAGATGGTCTCCCGGGCTCCCCAATTGCAGGAACGGATCACGACGCAAGTGGCCGACACGCTCATGCGGGTGCTCAAGCCCCACGGGGTCTTGGTCATCGTGGACGCCGAACACCTTTGCATGACCATGCGGGGGGTCAAAAAACCAGGTTCCCATATGACCACTTCCGCCGTCCGGGGGGTCTTCCAAAAGAACGACATCACCCGCAAGGAAGCCCTTCAGCTCATCGGAAGGTAG
- the folP gene encoding dihydropteroate synthase, whose protein sequence is MKSQAWSLPLAQGKPFRWKGRTLVMGILNVTPDSFSDGGRSLDPAHAVEHALQMQEEGADWIDVGGESTRPGAHGVTPSEERKRVLPVLKACAKVLKIPLSIDTYKSEVAEAAVEAGARLVNDVGALKLDPRMARTLARLQVPVILMHMKGKPRTMQKAPRYRDLMGELIGFFEERVRYAVSQGILKERILLDPGFGFGKMPWHNIEMTRRLGELQCLGRPIVFGPSRKSTLGHLLGGLPPEERVEATAAAVTAGILHGADWVRVHDVKAMVRVVKIADGIRYDRGLTQP, encoded by the coding sequence ATGAAATCCCAAGCTTGGTCCCTTCCCTTGGCCCAGGGGAAACCTTTCCGCTGGAAGGGACGCACCTTGGTCATGGGCATCCTGAACGTTACCCCCGATTCTTTTTCCGATGGAGGGCGTAGCTTGGATCCGGCCCATGCGGTCGAACATGCCCTTCAAATGCAGGAAGAGGGGGCTGATTGGATCGATGTCGGCGGGGAATCCACCCGTCCCGGGGCCCATGGGGTGACCCCCTCCGAGGAGAGAAAAAGGGTCCTACCCGTTTTGAAGGCCTGCGCCAAGGTCCTGAAGATCCCCCTTTCCATCGACACCTATAAGTCGGAAGTGGCCGAAGCAGCGGTCGAGGCCGGCGCAAGGCTTGTCAATGATGTGGGGGCTTTGAAGCTGGACCCGCGCATGGCCAGGACCCTGGCGCGTCTCCAAGTGCCGGTCATCCTCATGCATATGAAGGGCAAGCCCCGTACGATGCAAAAAGCCCCCCGTTACCGGGACTTGATGGGCGAGTTGATCGGGTTCTTCGAGGAAAGGGTCCGATACGCCGTTTCCCAGGGGATCCTAAAAGAAAGGATCCTGTTGGACCCGGGATTCGGGTTCGGGAAGATGCCTTGGCACAACATCGAAATGACGCGGCGCTTGGGCGAACTCCAGTGCCTGGGGCGGCCCATTGTTTTTGGCCCCTCCCGTAAATCCACCCTAGGCCATCTTTTGGGCGGTCTTCCGCCGGAGGAACGGGTCGAGGCCACCGCGGCCGCGGTAACGGCGGGCATCCTCCACGGAGCCGACTGGGTGAGGGTTCATGATGTCAAAGCCATGGTCCGTGTGGTAAAAATAGCCGATGGCATCCGTTACGACCGGGGGCTGACCCAACCTTGA
- the cdaA gene encoding diadenylate cyclase CdaA produces MNNLSALFSNLRLADLLDILVVSFLIYQLLLLIREVRAVRIVLGFTILFLAAAVASQFHLLTLDWLLSNLGPFFLIAFVVVFQPDLRRLITQLGRGGLWGGVFQGDAVLFKEITQTVRDLVKSKRGGLIVLERDDSLQSVIETGTKIEAEVTSELMGALFVPRSPLHDGAVVIRSGKIAAAGCILPLSQNPQLSRSFGTRHRAAVGITEETDALAIVVSEENHTIAFAMAGKVTPEIDGDTLEEMLTLYGTKVD; encoded by the coding sequence TTGAACAACCTGTCCGCGCTGTTTTCCAACCTGCGGCTGGCCGACCTTTTGGACATCCTGGTCGTCAGTTTCCTCATCTATCAACTCCTCCTGCTCATTCGCGAGGTGCGGGCGGTGAGGATCGTCCTGGGTTTCACCATCCTTTTCCTGGCCGCGGCGGTGGCCAGCCAGTTCCATCTGCTCACCCTGGACTGGCTCTTGAGCAATTTAGGCCCCTTTTTTCTCATCGCCTTCGTGGTCGTCTTCCAGCCGGACCTGCGGCGCCTCATCACCCAACTCGGCCGGGGCGGCCTCTGGGGCGGGGTCTTCCAGGGGGATGCGGTCCTTTTCAAGGAGATCACCCAAACGGTCCGCGACCTGGTCAAATCCAAACGGGGCGGCCTCATCGTCCTGGAGCGGGACGACAGCCTCCAGAGCGTCATCGAGACCGGGACCAAGATCGAGGCCGAGGTGACCTCCGAGTTGATGGGGGCCCTTTTCGTGCCCCGCTCCCCCTTGCATGACGGGGCCGTCGTCATCCGCTCCGGAAAGATCGCGGCGGCGGGCTGCATCCTGCCCTTGAGCCAGAACCCGCAGCTCAGCCGATCCTTCGGAACCCGGCACCGGGCGGCGGTGGGAATCACCGAGGAGACCGACGCCCTGGCCATCGTGGTATCCGAGGAGAACCATACCATCGCCTTCGCCATGGCCGGCAAGGTCACGCCGGAGATCGACGGGGACACCCTGGAAGAGATGCTGACCCTTTACGGCACGAAGGTGGACTGA
- a CDS encoding pyridoxine 5'-phosphate synthase: MAKLCVNIDHIATLRQARLEEEPDPIQAARLVERAGAHGITVHLREDRRHIQDRDVLELRKKVETKLNLEMAATDAMIRFALKVRPDQVTLVPEKRKELTTEGGLALAGSPARYERAIDMLQSQNIPVSLFIAPIARDIQLSSRLGATFIELHTGSYSRAFRQGGPVRKEFVKLALGVRLAHDLGLRVHAGHGLTYQNVSPVAEMREIEDLNIGHNIVARAAMVGLEKATREMLAILKKAER; this comes from the coding sequence ATGGCCAAACTTTGCGTGAACATCGACCATATCGCGACACTGCGCCAGGCCCGGTTGGAAGAGGAACCGGATCCGATCCAGGCGGCGCGCCTTGTGGAAAGGGCCGGCGCCCATGGCATTACCGTCCACCTTCGGGAGGACCGCAGGCACATCCAGGACCGTGATGTCCTTGAGCTGCGAAAAAAGGTCGAGACCAAGCTCAACCTTGAGATGGCCGCCACCGACGCCATGATCCGTTTCGCCCTCAAGGTCAGGCCCGACCAGGTGACCTTGGTCCCTGAAAAACGGAAGGAACTGACCACCGAAGGAGGTCTTGCTTTGGCCGGCTCTCCGGCCCGCTATGAGCGGGCCATCGACATGCTCCAGTCCCAGAACATCCCCGTGTCCCTGTTCATCGCGCCCATCGCCCGGGACATCCAGCTCTCCTCGAGGCTGGGGGCCACCTTCATCGAGCTCCACACCGGATCCTATTCCCGGGCCTTTCGACAGGGTGGTCCGGTCCGTAAGGAGTTCGTCAAGCTCGCTCTCGGGGTCCGGCTGGCCCATGACCTGGGTTTGCGGGTCCATGCGGGCCACGGGCTGACCTACCAGAACGTGTCCCCGGTGGCCGAAATGCGCGAGATCGAGGACCTCAACATCGGGCATAACATCGTCGCCCGGGCCGCTATGGTAGGATTGGAGAAGGCCACCCGGGAGATGTTGGCCATCCTGAAAAAAGCCGAACGTTAG
- a CDS encoding regulatory protein RecX has translation MKRSKPLQTEDQAYRYALWLLNRRAHSRGEMIGKLKRRDLPFELQGKVLARLEAKRFIDDRQFTEIFIRSKRSQNWGPRKIELALLQKKVPRELVQRSLGTDFTRDQEKEQARELLSRQRARFMGQKEKKPGDRKRRAFDFLARKGYSLEAARLAVLEIFRYNPELP, from the coding sequence ATGAAACGATCGAAGCCCCTCCAAACCGAAGACCAAGCCTACCGTTACGCCCTTTGGCTCCTGAACCGCCGGGCCCATAGCCGTGGGGAGATGATCGGGAAATTGAAGCGAAGGGACCTTCCCTTCGAACTCCAAGGGAAGGTCCTGGCCCGGTTGGAGGCCAAGCGCTTCATCGATGACCGGCAGTTCACGGAGATCTTCATCCGGTCCAAACGTTCGCAGAATTGGGGCCCCCGCAAGATCGAACTGGCACTTTTACAAAAGAAGGTGCCCCGGGAACTCGTCCAAAGGTCCTTAGGCACGGATTTCACCCGGGACCAGGAGAAGGAACAGGCTCGCGAATTATTGAGCCGGCAAAGAGCGCGTTTTATGGGCCAAAAGGAGAAAAAGCCCGGGGACCGCAAGCGCAGGGCCTTCGACTTCCTGGCCCGCAAGGGCTATTCCCTGGAGGCGGCCCGCCTCGCGGTGCTGGAAATTTTCCGCTATAATCCCGAACTTCCTTGA